The following is a genomic window from Planctomycetota bacterium.
CGCGGCCGCGCTCGTTCACGGCCTCTACAACGGCTGGGCCGTGCTGTTCGAGACCTTCGGCGGAACGTTTTAGATCATCGATCGACGCAGCATGTTCAATGCGGCAAGAGCGGCACGGGTGCGAACCCAATCGCGGTCGCCGGGAAAGACGAACTTCTCCGCCGTGGTGTTCGTCGGCGTGGCCAGCGCGATACAAACAGTGCCGACCGGCTTCTCGTCGCTCCCGCCGCCCGGACCGGCCACGCCGCTGAGGCTCAGCGCGTACGTCGAACCGGCGACACGTCGAGCACCCTCGGCCATCTGCACCACCGTCGACTCGCTGACCGCCCCTTCCGCACCGATCTCGACGCCGAGTTGATCGTGCTTGGCTCCATTCGAGTAAGTCACCCAGCCATGCTGAAACACCCCGCTCGACCCCGCGACATCGGTGATCATCTTCGCGACAAGACCCCCGGTGCAGCTCTCGGCCGTGGCGACCGTTTCACCCCGATCAGAAAGGGTTTTCACGATGACGCTCGCCAGCGTCTCGTCACCGTTACCGAAGATAAAGTTGCCGAGCGTCGCCCGACATTGGGCCTCGGTTTCATCGAGCATCCGCTCGGCATCGGCTTGTGAATCGGCACGGCAATACAGGCGCAACGACACGATCCCGTGCGCCGCGGTGGTGCCAACTTCCGGGTTGCGGCCCCGTTCGTGAAGTTCGCCGAGCAAAGCGGCCACGTCGCTCTCACCCCGGCCGATCGTGTGGAGCGTCCGCAGGGCAAACGCCCCACCGCCGCCGTGCTCTTTCGCCCACGGCAGAACGTGGTCGTCAACCATCCGTCGCATCTCCTTGGGGACGCCGGGCACGACAAAAACGGTGCAGTCGTCGATGTCTTGCCGCAAGCCGGCGGCCGTGCCGACGGGGTTGTGCAGCAGCGCACCGGTTGCCGGATGGTCGGCCTGCTTGAGATTGCCCGGCTTCAACTCACGCCCGATCTTGGCAAACAGTTCACGGAGGTGTTGAATCCAAGCTTCATCGCGAACCAACCCGCAACCTGCGACGTCAGCGAGCGCCTCGCGCGTGAGGTCGTCTTCGGTCGGGCCGATGCCGCCGGTGATGACGAGTAGCCGAGCGTCGGCCACGGCATCACGGATCGCATCCGCAACGATCTCACGCCCGTCCGGCAGTGTCGCATGCCCCACAACGTCAAAGCCGTGGGTCACGAGAAGCTTGGCGATGTGAGCGGTATTGGTGTCGAGCGTCGAGCCGGTGACCAATTCGTCACCGACCGAGAGAATGCGTGCGCGAGGGAGCATGAGGCAAGCCTAGCGCGGGTCACTTCGTGTCATACAGCGTGTTGTCTTCGC
Proteins encoded in this region:
- a CDS encoding competence/damage-inducible protein A yields the protein MLPRARILSVGDELVTGSTLDTNTAHIAKLLVTHGFDVVGHATLPDGREIVADAIRDAVADARLLVITGGIGPTEDDLTREALADVAGCGLVRDEAWIQHLRELFAKIGRELKPGNLKQADHPATGALLHNPVGTAAGLRQDIDDCTVFVVPGVPKEMRRMVDDHVLPWAKEHGGGGAFALRTLHTIGRGESDVAALLGELHERGRNPEVGTTAAHGIVSLRLYCRADSQADAERMLDETEAQCRATLGNFIFGNGDETLASVIVKTLSDRGETVATAESCTGGLVAKMITDVAGSSGVFQHGWVTYSNGAKHDQLGVEIGAEGAVSESTVVQMAEGARRVAGSTYALSLSGVAGPGGGSDEKPVGTVCIALATPTNTTAEKFVFPGDRDWVRTRAALAALNMLRRSMI